CTGAGCTGGGGTCCAATATCCGCAGAACGACTTTTTCTCCCCACAGCGTGGGCAGCGTGTTTACTCGGAAGTCTATGGCCCTAGATTTGGACAGCTTCATCTTAATGCGGCCATCCTGGGGGACGCGCCTCTCAGAGATATCCATCTGTGACATTACTTTGAGGCGGGCAGCGAGGCGGTATCCCAAAGACGCTGGTGGCCGCGCTACTTCCTCTAAGATGCCATCGGTACGAAAGCGTACCCGATAAATTTTTTCATACGGCTCAAAGTGAATGTCAGACGCGCCAGCGCGTATTGCATCTAGTAGTACTTTGTTAACAAACTTCACTACAGGCGCTTCATCAACACCTTTGAGATCTACGTCGCTACCGCCATCTTCGTCGACGGCCTCAATATCTAGGTTTTCAAGACTGACGTCGTCCATGTCACCTAGGCTATCGGCAAGTGACTCCTCTTGGGCGGAAAGATATTTATCGATAGCGGCATTAAGTGCGGCTTCTTCGACAATAATGGGTTCGGTGGTTAAGCCGGTATGAAACTTGATTTGGTCAAGAGCGTGAATATTCGTCGGGTCCGACATGCCAATAAATAGGCGTTTTCCGCGCTTCCAAAGAGGCAGGGTCCTGTGCAGCTTAATCAGTTTGTTATCAATAATCTTCTGCGGAGACAACTCAGTCGTATAAGACCGCAGATCGATAAACGGAATGCCAAACTCATCGGCAGCAACTTCCGCAATGCGAACGCCGTCTGCGAGCTGTTTGCTGACTAAATAAGATACTAGGCTCTTTTTGTCTTTCTGTGCGGTCTCTTGCGCTTTACGAACGGTATCCTCATCAAGAATCTCGTCATAAACTAGTCTTCTGGCAAGGCCGTT
This portion of the Zhongshania sp. R06B22 genome encodes:
- the pilB gene encoding type IV-A pilus assembly ATPase PilB, coding for MNSPVTPLNGLARRLVYDEILDEDTVRKAQETAQKDKKSLVSYLVSKQLADGVRIAEVAADEFGIPFIDLRSYTTELSPQKIIDNKLIKLHRTLPLWKRGKRLFIGMSDPTNIHALDQIKFHTGLTTEPIIVEEAALNAAIDKYLSAQEESLADSLGDMDDVSLENLDIEAVDEDGGSDVDLKGVDEAPVVKFVNKVLLDAIRAGASDIHFEPYEKIYRVRFRTDGILEEVARPPASLGYRLAARLKVMSQMDISERRVPQDGRIKMKLSKSRAIDFRVNTLPTLWGEKVVLRILDPSSAQMGIDALGYEPAQKEMYMKALDQPQGMILVTGPTGSGKTVSLYTGLNILNTPELNISTAEDPVEINLEGINQVHVNAKVGLGFPEALRSFLRQDPDIIMVGEIRDLETAEIAVKAAQTGHLVLSTLHTNSASETLTRLLNMGVPAFNVATSVSLIIAQRLARRLCKECAVPLDVPKHTLIEEGFSEELLETATIMHPVGCERCNKGYKGRVGIYEVVRITPDISRMIMENGNSLEIAAQAQKEGFPNLRQSALKKCAQGVTSLEEVNRVTKD